Proteins encoded together in one Caldicellulosiruptor saccharolyticus DSM 8903 window:
- a CDS encoding O-antigen ligase family protein, producing the protein MYQVISFLKTSKTEIILSIIGIVLFQIVRFSYIPFYLFLLFIITLILYYYKPKLKFEFIDLIPLFFYIVMLLLSTLFFKNVIDKNKAILGILNAFVIPALFYILFILADDNLLYRTKKVWLCIFVIASIVCVFEYLYYLLFRTYKERTISIFFNPNIFAFFLVMVYPFILSFLKSDRLKIGGTLVIFLEILLSGSRTGFLVFLFEAVLINIKLVRKNIGKLFMGLSLILCLFLPKIIYRIPRVSDIYNTKNAVGQRIFAIEFVLNYFKHKNLFEGIGAGQFESLFRSLKPPGIVLLRSAHNLFLNALIEYGIIGYGMFIFLVYFLVFVSTFNIARSNEDSDWMVFVGLISITIFQMFDMAEITNVRMMVVNLIYVYYIALILRKFRRWRQKDEQAFSS; encoded by the coding sequence ATGTACCAAGTGATCAGCTTCTTGAAAACCAGTAAAACTGAAATTATTTTGAGTATAATAGGGATAGTTTTATTTCAGATTGTAAGGTTTTCTTATATACCTTTTTATCTTTTTCTGTTATTTATCATTACTTTAATACTCTACTATTATAAACCAAAGTTAAAATTTGAATTTATTGACCTCATACCTTTGTTTTTTTACATTGTAATGCTTTTACTTTCAACTTTATTTTTTAAAAATGTTATAGATAAAAACAAAGCTATTTTAGGTATATTAAATGCTTTTGTCATTCCAGCTCTGTTTTATATCTTGTTTATTCTAGCTGACGACAACCTTTTGTATCGAACTAAAAAAGTTTGGCTTTGCATATTTGTTATAGCTTCAATAGTCTGTGTATTTGAATACTTATATTATTTGTTGTTCAGAACTTATAAAGAAAGGACAATTTCGATTTTTTTCAATCCTAACATCTTTGCGTTCTTTTTAGTAATGGTTTATCCCTTTATATTGAGCTTTTTAAAGAGCGATAGGCTGAAGATAGGAGGGACCCTCGTTATATTTTTAGAGATTTTGCTCTCTGGATCAAGGACGGGCTTTTTGGTCTTTCTCTTTGAGGCGGTCCTTATAAACATAAAACTTGTTCGCAAAAATATAGGAAAGCTTTTTATGGGTTTGAGTTTGATTTTGTGTTTGTTCTTACCTAAGATTATTTATAGAATTCCGAGAGTTTCTGATATATACAATACAAAAAATGCGGTGGGACAGAGAATCTTTGCAATAGAGTTTGTTCTAAATTACTTTAAGCACAAAAATCTATTTGAAGGAATAGGAGCAGGGCAATTTGAAAGTCTGTTTAGAAGTTTGAAACCACCTGGGATTGTCTTGCTTCGCTCAGCCCATAATTTATTTTTAAATGCTCTTATTGAATATGGTATAATAGGATATGGGATGTTTATTTTTTTAGTATATTTTCTTGTCTTTGTTTCTACATTTAATATTGCGAGGTCAAACGAAGATTCTGATTGGATGGTATTTGTTGGTCTGATTTCTATCACGATATTCCAAATGTTCGACATGGCTGAGATAACAAACGTGAGAATGATGGTTGTAAACTTGATTTATGTTTATTATATAGCTTTGATTTTACGAAAATTTAGAAGGTGGAGACAAAAGGATGAACAAGCCTTTTCATCTTAG
- a CDS encoding DegT/DnrJ/EryC1/StrS family aminotransferase, with the protein MISLIDLKRQYTMLSNEIREAITEVLQSGQYILGSKVAEFEKRCSEYLNVKHCIGVGNGTDALVIALESVGVGNGDEVITTPFTFFATAEAIVRVGAKPVFVDIDPLSYNINPEEIEKKVTPKTKAIIPVHIFGQVCDMDKILEIAKKYNLCVIEDACQAFGAEYNGKKAGTIGDVGCFSFFPTKNLGGFGDGGLIVTNDDEVAEKARMLRQHGSKKKYYNELIGFNSRLDEIQAAILLVKLKYIDDWNKRRSEIAQRYNQGLKLDGLITPAKTNNCERGHIYHLYVLQHERRDELIKYLSQKGIATGIYYPVPLHLTKALQFLGYKEGDFKVAEEVCRKSFAIPMFPELTEEEIEFIISSINEFGGSI; encoded by the coding sequence ATGATATCTCTAATTGACCTAAAACGACAGTATACAATGTTGTCAAATGAGATAAGGGAGGCTATAACCGAGGTTTTGCAAAGTGGCCAGTACATACTGGGGTCAAAGGTTGCGGAATTTGAAAAAAGGTGCAGTGAATATTTAAATGTTAAGCACTGCATAGGCGTTGGCAATGGGACAGATGCTTTAGTGATAGCACTTGAGAGTGTAGGTGTGGGAAATGGTGACGAGGTAATTACAACACCATTTACTTTTTTTGCAACAGCAGAAGCTATTGTAAGAGTTGGAGCAAAACCAGTTTTTGTTGATATTGATCCACTTTCTTACAACATAAACCCTGAGGAGATTGAGAAGAAAGTTACACCAAAAACTAAAGCAATTATTCCTGTACATATATTTGGCCAGGTATGTGATATGGACAAGATATTAGAAATAGCAAAAAAATACAACTTATGTGTCATAGAAGATGCGTGCCAGGCTTTTGGAGCAGAATACAATGGCAAAAAAGCAGGGACTATTGGTGATGTTGGATGTTTTTCGTTCTTCCCAACAAAGAACTTGGGTGGTTTTGGAGATGGTGGTTTAATTGTAACCAATGATGATGAGGTTGCAGAAAAAGCAAGGATGCTTCGCCAGCACGGGTCAAAGAAGAAATACTATAATGAACTTATTGGGTTCAACAGTAGGCTTGATGAAATTCAAGCTGCTATTTTGCTTGTAAAATTAAAATACATAGATGATTGGAATAAAAGAAGATCTGAGATTGCACAAAGGTACAATCAAGGCTTAAAACTTGATGGCTTAATCACGCCTGCAAAGACAAATAATTGTGAAAGAGGACATATTTACCATTTGTATGTCTTACAGCATGAAAGACGTGATGAGCTTATTAAGTATTTATCACAAAAAGGGATTGCAACAGGCATATATTATCCTGTACCGCTACATTTGACAAAGGCTCTGCAGTTTTTAGGGTATAAAGAAGGAGACTTTAAAGTGGCAGAAGAGGTCTGTAGAAAGTCATTTGCCATTCCAATGTTTCCAGAACTTACAGAGGAGGAGATTGAATTTATCATCTCCTCAATAAATGAATTTGGAGGGAGTATATAA
- a CDS encoding Gfo/Idh/MocA family protein, whose translation MDKLRICLVGCGRISFKHAEAYANNFDSLEVVGFCDLIEERAQRTRQKYYQLLQSKGIEIKKEIPIYTDYIKMLKEQDTDIVDIATFSGCHAQQTLVALDFGKHVVVEKPMALSIDDADKMIQKAREKKKVLAVCLQNRFNKSVQKLKKTIESGKFGKILYGVANIRWNRNNEYYKQDAWRGTWEQDGGALMNQCTHNIDLLQWIIDSDVDEIYGDIETFLRPIEAEDTGFALLRFKNGARGIIEGTTCVWPSNLEETLSIFGETGTAVLGGTSVNKIVVWRVPEEDEKEVIEKFAENPDNVYGFGHTHLFRDVIEAIKSGHDPLVTGEQGKRSLEIILGTYKSAIEKRPVKFPLGSFSTLDVKKEYERQRLGK comes from the coding sequence ATGGACAAGCTTAGAATTTGCTTAGTTGGATGTGGGCGAATATCGTTCAAGCATGCAGAAGCTTATGCCAACAACTTTGACAGCTTAGAAGTTGTTGGATTTTGCGATTTGATTGAAGAAAGAGCCCAAAGGACCAGACAAAAATATTATCAGCTTTTACAAAGCAAAGGGATTGAAATAAAAAAAGAAATTCCAATATATACCGATTATATTAAGATGTTGAAAGAGCAAGACACTGATATAGTTGATATTGCTACATTCAGTGGCTGTCATGCCCAGCAAACGCTTGTAGCGCTTGATTTTGGTAAGCACGTGGTTGTTGAAAAGCCTATGGCACTTTCTATTGATGATGCAGACAAAATGATTCAAAAGGCAAGGGAAAAGAAAAAGGTTTTGGCGGTATGCTTACAAAATAGATTCAACAAAAGTGTGCAGAAGTTAAAAAAGACAATTGAAAGTGGCAAGTTTGGGAAAATTCTTTACGGTGTTGCGAACATAAGATGGAACAGAAACAATGAGTACTATAAACAAGATGCTTGGCGTGGTACATGGGAACAAGATGGCGGGGCGCTTATGAACCAGTGTACACATAACATAGACCTTCTACAATGGATTATAGATTCTGACGTTGACGAAATTTATGGAGATATTGAAACATTTTTGCGGCCAATTGAAGCAGAAGACACAGGTTTTGCTTTGTTGAGATTTAAAAATGGTGCGCGTGGTATTATAGAGGGTACAACATGTGTATGGCCGTCTAATTTAGAAGAGACGCTTAGTATTTTTGGTGAGACAGGTACAGCTGTGCTTGGGGGCACGTCTGTTAACAAGATTGTTGTGTGGCGTGTTCCAGAGGAAGATGAGAAAGAGGTAATAGAGAAGTTTGCTGAAAATCCTGATAATGTATATGGATTTGGACACACACATTTATTTAGAGATGTAATTGAAGCTATAAAATCTGGACATGACCCGCTTGTGACAGGTGAACAGGGAAAAAGGTCGCTTGAGATAATCTTAGGAACATATAAATCTGCTATTGAAAAAAGGCCTGTGAAATTTCCACTTGGCAGTTTCTCGACGCTTGATGTAAAAAAAGAATATGAAAGGCAGAGACTTGGGAAATGA
- a CDS encoding LPS biosynthesis protein: MNEIFKKRIKELVAIVLIFMILSLVVVQFFTRTLWTAEINLRLDNNLLNPLSFNMSSPSISNIVQGLYSNITSIDLNKEYLEMVALNPPFIDYVTSKYGEDERFGVFVEPKASKSGVNYIVVKAVADSSAEAENMLNKYMDSLNKKVLTDLKNRSDAAQKLLNELLRERQKYDKLKLTTAEQEQYSQISSAINLIKWFNENYNKVVDLKSAIDEYGRLKIYESAGSKFEKAVRVVAGTFAGVIIAVLYVIFRERRYILSKL, translated from the coding sequence ATGAATGAGATTTTTAAAAAGAGAATAAAAGAACTTGTGGCAATTGTACTTATTTTCATGATATTGTCGCTTGTAGTTGTGCAGTTTTTCACAAGAACTCTTTGGACTGCTGAGATAAATCTCAGACTTGATAATAACCTTCTAAATCCACTGAGTTTTAATATGTCTTCTCCGTCTATTTCAAACATTGTACAAGGTCTGTATTCCAATATTACATCTATTGATTTGAATAAAGAATATTTAGAAATGGTAGCATTAAACCCACCTTTTATAGATTATGTAACCAGCAAATATGGAGAAGATGAGAGATTTGGTGTGTTTGTTGAGCCAAAGGCATCAAAAAGTGGGGTAAATTATATTGTTGTTAAAGCGGTTGCCGATTCTTCTGCTGAAGCAGAGAATATGCTAAATAAGTACATGGATAGCCTAAACAAGAAAGTTTTAACAGACTTAAAAAATAGGTCTGATGCTGCTCAAAAGCTTTTAAATGAACTTTTAAGGGAAAGACAAAAGTATGACAAGCTAAAATTAACAACAGCTGAACAGGAGCAGTATAGTCAAATTTCATCTGCTATAAACCTAATAAAATGGTTTAATGAGAATTATAATAAAGTGGTTGATTTAAAAAGTGCCATAGATGAATATGGCAGACTCAAGATATATGAGTCAGCAGGTAGCAAGTTTGAAAAGGCTGTAAGAGTTGTCGCTGGAACCTTTGCAGGAGTTATAATAGCAGTTTTGTATGTCATTTTTAGAGAAAGAAGATATATACTTTCTAAGCTGTAA
- a CDS encoding glycosyltransferase family 4 protein translates to MKKVLVLSSAHPWDDERVFNKIAKSLKKRYETVLCAVAEDDLQVVDGIKIYGLKKLSRAKRYKNYSKIIRIVKEEKPDIIHFHDPDLLLLALYFKLILKKKVIYDVHEDYSLAFKDREYLPKLLRNLFSSIFNLFEKNVSKLFDGVVVVTEDIFNKFNCKNKVILKNFPTIDMYEKREEYNLDGTINLVYIGSVSYQRGITNLILAVKDLQNLNIKLDIVGPAESSNYFEEIKKFENEKIKIWGRVPKSCVPDILKNAHIGFVTLLPLKRYLTSLPLKLFEYMAAGVPIVASNFELWEGIIESSNCGIIVDPTDIEQIKSAILYFYNNRQEIINKGQNGYSAFIEMYNWSKEEEKLFDFYKRIVG, encoded by the coding sequence TTGAAAAAGGTATTAGTTTTGTCATCTGCACATCCTTGGGACGATGAAAGAGTGTTTAATAAAATTGCAAAGAGTTTAAAAAAAAGGTATGAAACAGTTTTATGTGCCGTAGCAGAGGATGATTTACAGGTTGTAGACGGTATAAAAATCTACGGATTAAAAAAGCTATCGAGAGCAAAAAGGTATAAAAATTATTCAAAGATTATAAGGATAGTAAAAGAAGAAAAGCCAGACATAATTCATTTTCACGATCCAGACCTTTTGCTTCTTGCTTTATATTTTAAGTTGATACTCAAGAAAAAAGTTATATACGATGTTCATGAAGACTACTCCTTAGCGTTTAAGGACCGCGAGTATTTACCAAAACTTTTAAGAAACCTTTTTTCTTCTATTTTTAATCTCTTTGAAAAAAATGTGAGTAAATTATTTGATGGTGTGGTTGTTGTCACTGAGGACATTTTTAATAAATTCAATTGCAAAAATAAGGTTATATTAAAGAACTTCCCAACTATTGATATGTACGAAAAAAGGGAGGAGTATAACTTAGATGGCACAATAAATCTTGTTTATATTGGAAGTGTATCATATCAGAGGGGAATTACAAATTTAATTTTAGCGGTAAAAGATTTGCAAAATCTTAATATAAAGTTAGATATTGTAGGACCTGCCGAAAGCAGTAATTATTTTGAAGAAATAAAGAAATTTGAAAATGAAAAGATAAAAATTTGGGGAAGAGTGCCCAAAAGCTGTGTTCCTGATATTTTGAAGAATGCACATATTGGGTTTGTTACTCTTTTGCCATTGAAACGGTATTTGACATCACTTCCACTCAAACTTTTTGAATACATGGCGGCAGGTGTGCCTATAGTTGCTTCGAACTTTGAGCTGTGGGAAGGTATAATTGAAAGTAGCAACTGTGGGATTATTGTTGATCCTACGGATATTGAGCAGATTAAAAGTGCTATTTTGTATTTTTATAACAATCGTCAAGAGATTATAAATAAAGGACAAAATGGATATAGCGCTTTTATTGAGATGTACAATTGGTCAAAAGAAGAGGAAAAACTATTCGATTTTTACAAAAGGATTGTAGGTTAA
- a CDS encoding CarD family transcriptional regulator, producing MYKVGDTIIHPLHGAGEIVEIVEEKVFDNVQKYYVVRILYNGMKILVPVNSAAEIGIRNVISEEEANKVFELLKDNNFKVDINNCGNYNKRIRENQQKLKSGNIYCVVEVLKMLAAREKVKGLSTNEKMMFNNAKQILVSELGLAKGLDMEEVEKMVDSILFELETAE from the coding sequence ATGTACAAAGTGGGAGATACCATAATACACCCTTTGCATGGAGCAGGAGAGATAGTTGAGATAGTGGAGGAAAAGGTATTTGACAATGTTCAAAAATACTATGTTGTGAGGATTTTATATAACGGGATGAAGATCTTAGTACCTGTCAATAGTGCTGCTGAGATTGGTATTCGCAATGTCATTTCTGAAGAAGAGGCAAACAAGGTGTTTGAGCTTTTAAAAGACAACAATTTCAAGGTTGACATAAATAATTGTGGCAATTACAACAAGCGGATTAGAGAAAACCAGCAAAAGCTAAAGAGTGGGAATATTTATTGTGTTGTTGAAGTTTTGAAAATGCTTGCAGCAAGAGAAAAGGTAAAAGGGTTATCAACAAACGAAAAGATGATGTTTAACAATGCAAAACAGATTTTGGTAAGTGAGCTTGGACTTGCAAAAGGACTTGATATGGAAGAGGTTGAAAAAATGGTAGATAGCATTCTTTTTGAGCTTGAGACAGCAGAATAA
- a CDS encoding LCP family protein, with translation MGKILKNKLLIILISAVVVLGGILGYLYKIFIIDAKHIEKVFVKKVPAKSNKAQVKYPFDENSVNVLIIGLDKASNRSTYDLHRTDTILFLNINFKDKKVKGISIPRDTLTEIYKVGKWDKINSAFGYGGGEKEEGFFYTMETVSKLLGGMPIEYYVGFDLDAVRKVVNILGGVYVNVEVPVKVKTKWVNIDLKPGYQKLNGIETLYYALWRKTPGGDIDRIKRDKELILSVFEQLKESNKIITLPEIYWKIRRHFYTNLSLQQITSLAYFAQNMKKEDIVFESIPGDYFNYMGVSYWKPDYEGIKKLVKDLFGYDIEIDLKMPEKYKYARRIIVKAKKENNISYSHTNKSYSTESSQNQNSQSNSEVNLVQKQTETIENSTQSSSPFDAQWRNSSEDTQTLPPENDSQTTQGTQQQQATTESEIQVDTPSTSSDVVSNVYGGR, from the coding sequence ATGGGGAAAATACTAAAAAACAAACTATTAATCATTTTAATAAGTGCAGTTGTGGTTCTTGGGGGCATATTAGGGTATTTGTACAAGATATTTATAATTGATGCAAAACACATTGAAAAGGTTTTTGTTAAAAAAGTGCCGGCAAAAAGTAATAAAGCACAAGTTAAGTACCCATTTGACGAAAATAGTGTCAATGTGTTAATTATTGGACTTGACAAGGCAAGTAATCGCAGTACATATGATTTGCACAGAACGGATACAATCTTATTTTTAAACATAAACTTTAAAGACAAGAAGGTAAAAGGTATTTCTATCCCACGAGACACCTTGACTGAAATATACAAGGTTGGTAAGTGGGACAAGATAAATAGTGCATTTGGCTATGGGGGAGGAGAGAAGGAAGAAGGTTTTTTTTACACAATGGAGACTGTTAGCAAGCTATTAGGTGGTATGCCAATTGAGTACTATGTAGGCTTTGACCTTGATGCAGTAAGAAAAGTTGTAAATATCTTAGGTGGGGTCTATGTAAATGTTGAGGTTCCAGTAAAAGTGAAGACAAAATGGGTTAACATAGATTTAAAGCCTGGGTATCAGAAATTAAATGGTATTGAAACGCTTTACTACGCTCTTTGGAGAAAAACCCCAGGTGGTGATATTGACCGTATTAAAAGAGACAAAGAACTTATTCTTTCGGTTTTTGAACAGTTAAAAGAAAGTAACAAAATAATAACTCTTCCAGAGATATACTGGAAAATAAGACGACATTTTTATACAAATTTATCTCTTCAACAGATAACATCTTTGGCCTATTTTGCACAGAATATGAAAAAAGAGGACATTGTATTTGAAAGTATTCCTGGCGATTATTTTAACTACATGGGAGTAAGTTACTGGAAGCCTGATTATGAAGGAATAAAGAAGCTCGTTAAGGATTTATTTGGATATGATATAGAAATTGACCTTAAGATGCCAGAGAAATATAAATACGCAAGAAGAATTATTGTAAAGGCCAAAAAGGAGAATAATATAAGTTATAGCCATACAAATAAGTCTTATAGTACTGAAAGTAGCCAAAATCAGAACAGTCAAAGTAACTCGGAAGTAAATTTAGTACAGAAGCAGACTGAAACTATAGAAAACAGCACGCAAAGCTCAAGTCCATTTGATGCGCAATGGAGAAATAGTAGTGAGGACACTCAAACTTTGCCACCTGAAAATGACAGCCAAACTACTCAGGGCACTCAGCAGCAACAAGCTACAACTGAATCTGAAATTCAAGTCGATACACCGTCTACTTCTTCAGATGTAGTTTCAAATGTATATGGTGGAAGGTAG
- a CDS encoding O-antigen ligase family protein, which produces MNKPFHLRLKQEYLPFFIYLTFLASFFGSTLAYPRLSYLFLYRIFLGFLFVLICIDIILNRVEVKRFLNFSSYFLVGWSAYSLLSFLWAQDIKSALRDQVFLTVNIVVILIFMYYSNYIRWNVLENIILFSYVVNILVGYWEVITDKHLWTSKIPLYNLHRTPSTFFANPNDFATYLVLYLPFILNFIVREKLLTLKKIVALTVTLLSVPLLILTTSRANYIGFVLALIVYFLLINNSERREYLKHAFVIFLFLIVLIGFKLDFGFLSKIGGMIATQLSSLSDFSTSSLTSNVRRELLIVYGLSFLYDYLFLGVGAGNSRVLMEKVRQYTVNVELHNWFLDVLVCYGLIVFALYVIWIFYVIYKLLHVKGSNNKLKLPAVSTIASLAAFGISSISSSKMIEMRIMWFLFALALFIITSPQEDKGEPEN; this is translated from the coding sequence ATGAACAAGCCTTTTCATCTTAGATTGAAACAGGAATATTTGCCATTTTTTATATACCTCACTTTTTTGGCCAGTTTTTTTGGCAGTACACTTGCGTATCCTCGTTTGAGTTATCTTTTTTTATATAGGATATTTTTAGGATTTTTATTTGTACTGATTTGCATAGATATAATCTTAAATAGGGTTGAGGTAAAAAGGTTTTTGAATTTTTCTTCGTATTTTTTAGTCGGATGGAGTGCCTATTCTCTCCTTAGCTTTTTATGGGCACAGGATATTAAAAGTGCTCTTCGCGACCAGGTATTTTTAACGGTAAATATCGTAGTTATTTTAATTTTTATGTATTACTCGAACTACATAAGATGGAATGTTTTAGAAAACATTATTTTGTTCTCATATGTAGTAAACATTCTGGTTGGATACTGGGAGGTTATAACAGATAAACATCTTTGGACATCCAAAATTCCTCTATATAACTTACACAGAACACCATCAACCTTTTTTGCAAACCCAAACGATTTTGCTACTTATTTGGTGTTGTATCTACCGTTTATTTTGAATTTTATTGTACGTGAAAAGCTACTAACTCTTAAGAAAATAGTAGCTTTAACTGTAACTTTGTTGTCAGTGCCTCTTTTAATACTTACCACGAGCAGAGCAAATTATATAGGTTTTGTTTTAGCTTTAATAGTATACTTTTTGTTAATTAACAACTCAGAACGAAGGGAATATTTGAAGCATGCGTTTGTCATTTTCTTATTTTTAATAGTTCTCATTGGTTTTAAGTTGGACTTTGGTTTTTTGAGCAAAATAGGAGGGATGATTGCAACCCAACTGTCTTCGCTTTCTGATTTTTCAACAAGTTCACTTACATCAAATGTGAGAAGAGAACTTTTGATTGTGTATGGTCTTTCATTTTTGTATGACTATCTTTTCTTGGGTGTTGGAGCAGGAAACAGCAGAGTTTTGATGGAAAAGGTAAGACAGTATACTGTAAACGTGGAACTTCATAATTGGTTTTTAGATGTGCTCGTATGTTATGGTTTAATTGTTTTTGCACTCTATGTAATTTGGATTTTTTATGTAATATACAAACTACTACACGTTAAAGGTTCAAACAATAAATTAAAATTGCCAGCAGTTTCAACAATAGCTTCACTTGCTGCATTTGGTATCTCAAGCATAAGTTCGTCAAAGATGATAGAGATGAGGATTATGTGGTTTTTGTTTGCACTTGCACTTTTTATAATAACAAGTCCACAGGAGGACAAAGGAGAGCCAGAAAATTGA
- a CDS encoding nucleotide sugar dehydrogenase has product MNEVAKQLLKKIEEKTAVIGVVGLGYVGLPLAVEKAKAGYKVIGFDIQQKRVDMVNKGQNYIGDVVDKELEQLVKEGRIFATTDYSKIAEVDAVAICVPTPLDKYKQPDISYVVNSTKEIAKYLHRGMLVVLESTTYPGTTEEVVKPILEESGLVCGQDFFLAFSPERVDPGNKVYNTKNTPKVVGGVTPTCTEIAARLYENVLEGEVFRVSSPKVAEMEKILENTFRNINIALVNEMAILCERMNIDIWEVIEAAKTKPYGFMAFYPGPGLGGHCIPIDPFYLTWKAREYDYHTRLIEIAGEINNYMPEYVVERVMKILNKFKKPLNGSKILVLGVAYKKDIDDIRESPALKVIENFEKENAIVEYNDPYVPSFTYKGKQYTSVDFTAETLGQYDIVVITTDHSKYDYQFIVDNAKLIFDTRNATKGIKSEKVYKL; this is encoded by the coding sequence ATGAATGAGGTTGCAAAACAGCTTTTAAAAAAGATTGAGGAAAAGACAGCGGTGATTGGTGTTGTTGGGCTTGGATATGTGGGACTGCCTTTGGCTGTTGAAAAAGCAAAAGCGGGGTATAAAGTAATTGGATTTGATATACAGCAAAAGAGAGTTGACATGGTAAACAAAGGGCAGAATTACATCGGAGATGTTGTTGACAAAGAGCTTGAACAGCTTGTCAAAGAAGGGAGAATATTTGCAACAACTGACTATAGCAAGATTGCAGAGGTTGATGCAGTTGCTATTTGTGTTCCAACCCCGCTTGACAAATATAAACAACCAGACATTTCGTATGTTGTAAACTCAACAAAAGAGATTGCAAAATACCTACACAGAGGTATGCTTGTAGTTTTAGAAAGCACAACATATCCTGGGACAACAGAAGAGGTTGTAAAACCAATCTTAGAAGAAAGTGGACTTGTGTGTGGTCAGGACTTTTTCTTAGCCTTTTCACCTGAGCGTGTTGACCCTGGAAATAAAGTGTATAATACTAAGAATACTCCTAAGGTTGTGGGTGGAGTTACCCCAACATGTACAGAAATTGCTGCACGGCTATATGAAAATGTTCTGGAAGGCGAAGTTTTTAGGGTAAGTTCACCAAAGGTTGCAGAGATGGAAAAGATTTTAGAAAATACATTCAGAAACATAAATATTGCACTTGTAAATGAAATGGCTATTTTATGTGAAAGAATGAACATTGACATTTGGGAAGTAATTGAAGCAGCAAAGACAAAGCCGTATGGTTTTATGGCGTTTTATCCTGGACCTGGCCTTGGCGGTCATTGCATACCAATTGACCCGTTTTATCTTACTTGGAAGGCACGTGAGTATGACTATCATACAAGGCTTATTGAAATTGCTGGCGAGATAAATAACTACATGCCAGAATATGTTGTTGAAAGGGTTATGAAAATACTGAACAAATTCAAAAAACCACTGAATGGTTCAAAAATACTGGTGTTAGGTGTTGCGTATAAAAAAGACATTGATGATATAAGAGAGTCACCTGCTTTAAAGGTAATTGAAAACTTTGAAAAGGAAAATGCGATTGTAGAATATAATGATCCATATGTTCCAAGTTTTACTTATAAAGGAAAGCAATATACATCAGTGGATTTTACAGCTGAGACTCTTGGTCAATATGACATTGTTGTAATTACAACTGATCATTCTAAGTATGACTATCAGTTTATAGTGGACAATGCGAAGCTTATATTCGATACGAGAAATGCTACAAAGGGAATTAAATCAGAAAAGGTATACAAACTATAA
- a CDS encoding acyltransferase, producing MRYISDSAKIGSNVEFGYFVVIEDDVVIGDNCKIGHNVVIKTGSIIGNNVEISDGTIIGKFPQKALTSKTTEDVTFPPAFIEDGVKIGANSIVYRGAHICKNVYIADLVTIRENVKIGEYTIIGRGVSIENKTTIGSYCKIETNAYITAISDIEDWAFIAPCVVTSNDNFAGRGKDRIKYFKGVTVKRGGRIGANATILPGKVIGEEGFVGAGSVVTKDVRPRKIVVGNPARELRDVPSDQLLENQ from the coding sequence ATGAGGTATATAAGTGACAGTGCTAAGATAGGCAGTAATGTTGAGTTTGGGTATTTTGTTGTAATAGAAGATGATGTTGTCATTGGAGACAACTGTAAGATTGGCCACAATGTTGTTATAAAAACTGGAAGTATAATAGGAAACAACGTAGAAATATCGGATGGCACGATTATAGGAAAGTTTCCTCAAAAGGCTTTGACAAGCAAGACAACTGAGGATGTAACATTTCCACCGGCGTTTATAGAAGATGGTGTAAAGATTGGTGCAAACTCTATTGTCTACAGAGGTGCTCACATTTGCAAAAATGTCTATATTGCAGACCTCGTGACAATAAGAGAAAATGTAAAGATAGGTGAATATACAATTATCGGAAGAGGAGTTAGTATTGAGAATAAAACTACCATTGGAAGCTATTGTAAAATAGAGACAAACGCGTATATCACAGCAATTTCAGATATTGAGGATTGGGCTTTTATTGCGCCTTGTGTTGTTACATCAAACGACAATTTTGCAGGAAGAGGCAAGGACAGAATAAAGTATTTTAAGGGTGTGACAGTGAAGCGTGGCGGGAGAATTGGCGCAAATGCAACAATTTTGCCTGGCAAAGTGATTGGTGAAGAAGGATTTGTGGGTGCTGGTAGTGTTGTGACAAAAGATGTAAGGCCACGCAAGATAGTTGTTGGAAATCCTGCAAGGGAGCTTAGAGATGTACCAAGTGATCAGCTTCTTGAAAACCAGTAA